CTCTTTAAGTATTACATACACATTGTCCGCTGTTGTTAGGATTCAATTAAAGGATGCTCAAACAGGAACTGCAGATATTCCATGATAATTTCCCATTTGAAGACATCATGCTCTTGAATATTTTTAGCTGGgctaattaacattttaaatgttaaagttggttaaaaaaaaaataaaaaaaatattgtgtatAATAAGGTTGTTGTAAGCCCATCGGCTTATTGACAAAGAAATTGCAACATTGAGCAAAAATTCTTACAGGTCATACACCACTAATGTAGATAACATGAATCCATagaacagtaaccagtctaaaGTAACCAAGTTTCTGTTGAGAAAATGTCCCTTGgaggggttttatttttattaattatttatttatttcactggataaattaattatatttaaactGTCATTTCATCACGTACCAGAACTGATCAAATTAACACCTGGCAGTAAGCATTTAAGATACCTACACTGTGGGAATGATAGctgacaaaaaccaaaaaacaaaaaaaacaaaaaaaaacagctccacAGTGAGGTTGATTTGAAACCCAGAAAACTGCAAATCCATCACCGCAATTGGACAGGTCTGAAGTCAGTCCTTGGCCAACAGTCAGTGAGCTTTGCGAAATACACattgacctttttttttctctctactcCACAAGGTTGAGTCAAGCTTGATCAAGGCTCTTCAGAGAGCCTGGCCAGCCCCACTGCAGAGAAAGACTTGTATCAGGTCTCGGTACAACGAGAAACCCCAAAGAGCTGCAAGGGAAGTCAATTCTGAACAAGGCCGTTTTGTCGTTGCACAAGGCAAATAAGAACGCCTTTCAAAATTGGTCTCCTTGGGCTCCCGCGTGTCATTATAAATAATTTGCATTTTGAGGCTACACCTGAGAATTCTATCATTATTTCATCAACACAGAGATTAGTTTCTACTgctctcacatactcacacttccccccctccccctccacccctctcttttttttattttttttttacctttgggCTTTTCTCTTGAAGCCCAGCAGTGGTGCAGTGCAGTTAAAATATTCGTCCTCAGCATGTAGTCATTCACAGCAAGACTCGCACACTTTGTAAAGTGgctgttcatttaaaattgacTGTACACAAGCTGGTTTTCACATAAACACGTGGGCCTTCGCAACAATACCTCGGAGTTCCTATATTTGCAGAAgctataaaaatgaaagaatccCCACCTGACTCAATACAACGGAttgaataagaaataaatacaaatagcaAACAGCGTTTACAAAAGCACCTACATTGAGACAggtgacaaaaatgcaaaaacaagcaTCATTTCATTTGCCTTTGCCTAACCCAGCTTCTTAAATTAACTGACACCAATTCGTGCCTCAAACGGtctagtttaaaataaaaatgagttccTTATCTCCAAAGCgattgcatttcatttcaaggTCACCGTCAATATGCCATTTGCCAGGGACAACACTACTTTGCACCGATatgaaaatcataaaaaagtTCATGGAAGTTACATGCCGGCGAAAATGTGACAATGACAAAAGAACGATGCATATGCAATTGCGCTTTGACGCCTTAATAAAAAGCAGCAAAGGCTTGTCCACCAGGGAACATAATTACAAGGACAGTAGCCTACGACTTGGAAAACTTTTGTTAACGCAGTATGATGAGAGGCGAATCGTCATTACCTGCGCTGGCAGTACAATAGCCGGCGATGGAGAGACCGTCTGCCCATTAGATTCGAGTGGAGCGGCAGGCTGAGGGTCAGTTCTCGCAGCGACCAGGCTGGGGGATTCGCCACCGTGCTCCGCGGGTCGCACACAAAGCTTTTTTGGGGAAGCCGGTCCGGAAACGTCTGCAGGATAAATTGTCCGCAGCCGCTTTGTCGTTTTTTGTGCTTTAATTTCTATGCCATTGTCTATCGGGTGGACATAGGGGACAACCAGTTGGAAATGATGCTGGGTCCCATTGGCCGTTTCCGGAGCAACGTGCAGAGGCGCTAACTTTGACCCAATGCCCGCGATACTGTTCAAAGTCGCAATGGAGACGGCGCCGATGCAGTGGTTAGTGTAAGTCTTTGACAGCTTGGCAGCTCTCGATAACATTTGCATCCTAGTGCCGAGCAGGTTCTTCCCTATCGCTTTGTTTTCATACCAAGTCATGTCACTCTCACTGCAATGGTCCCGCGGTCTCTGAAAAAATGCCTTGCAAAGCGGATTCCGTTTCgaaatgtatttcacaaagctcGCGTAGGGGCAGAACTCCGTGCCAGTTTCATACATGCGGGGCAAATTGTCGTCGTCAGtgtctgttctttttttgcTCCATGACGCTGATCTGGATTTGTGATACGGTCCCAGCGCCTTGAAGTATATAAACTTTCTCCCATCTTCGTCAATCGCGAGTCCGAACGAGTCCTCCTCCAGCTCTCGCTGATTCTCCCGTCCCCTGGTGCAGAAATACATGCAGGTTTCGAACCACACTTTGTTGAGCAAGCCGAAAGGCGTGTTAGAGTTAAATACACTGGACGTGTACAGTTTCCTCAAGTCAGCCCGGGTAATTGCCTGTTTTTGCACGACGGGACCTGCACCTTGTTCTTCCAGCTTTCTGATAACCGCTGCCAGAGTCAGGTTAGCGCTTCTCAGCTCGGGATCTTTAGTCAGATCCAGAGTGCGGCAGTAAGGCGGTTCATTCAGGTACCTGTTCAGTGAGCTCCTAATACTAATCAAAGACGACTTGCTGTACAACTGCCCACTCTTTGAACGCGCCTCCGCATAGAAAGCCCTGAGCACCTTGCACAGCGCCTCCTTGTCCATAGTTTCAAAGTCAGGACTTTGGGATTTTTCGCTCAGGTACTCCCGGAAGATTCTGACCGCATACCTGGTGGCTAAACGAGTATTCTCACTTAGTCGTGAACGGTCTGACCGATGTAGCTCGCTTTCCAGCTCCGAGTCCAGCTCCGGGATGTGAAACGGGTCGGTCACCGAGTCCAACTCTCTGCACTGGTCCTTATTCCGCATAAGGACCGCTTCCGTCTCCACAGCGGAACAGTTTTCGGGGTCCACGCACTCTGCCTCCCACTCCAACCCCACATCATCTTCATATTCGCCCTCCTCATCACCGGTTATCTGTATTTCCTGaatctcatcctcctcctcgtcGCTTCTTTCCAGGTTACTCATTTGCTCATTTTCTGTCCCTTCTGCGTCGGTGAAGCAATCTCCGCTGCCAGGCATTCTCGCCATATTgcagtctctctgtcagtcccCGGGCAGGGCGCATGCGCTATATTGGACCGCAGCGCTAAGAGCTTTTGTATTTAGTGACCTTCAGCTACAGGCAGACGGCTTCTTAAAGGTACAGGGACTACACgctccaaaaaagaaaagggaggCGTTTTGATAAACCTAGGTTCCACATAGAAAAGGTCTACAGTACCCAATATTGGACCGATTAGTTCCTGCGAAGTAATATACTTTCCAATAACGTTTTATTGGCAATAACTCCTACAAcgataaaataacaaaacccaTAGTCACTCACACCTGCTAATTATTAGAGCGGCATGCAGCCCTTCGTACCAATCCAAACTTATTCGAGAGTTTACAGAATTCATTTCAAACACCGTTAACTTTATGGATATTCTGATATTTCCTTTTCACCGACCTTAAAAAGATAACTTATACAGTAACTGCGGGATTAACATTTTCAGTGATGACATTAGCCTAGTTTGGAATATTGCCGCACAGCGAGAGCAAAATAAGAATCTTCCACaacaatatactgtaggttTATCAGGTTCTATCAACGATGACATGTAAAAATGATGTGCATTACAAGAGAGCCGCGTCAGTCCTCAAAGTGTAACGTTTATTATTCCGGTCAGAATTTTACGTCCCTGGAATCTCAGTCCTATGAGAACTCTAGAATTTATAAATAGAATGTGACATAAGCGTGGTCAATTCAGTAAGCGtactgggaaaaaaacattgcgTCTAATGTTTCCAAAAGTTAAAGTCAAGTCCAGGTtgatatgaatgtacagtatcatAACTACTCATAGGAAACTGCCAGGAGGAGGCGTaatcacgttttttttttcttgcaccGTTGACCTTAGACAACCCTTCGCGACACACATCTCAGGCCAACACCCGATAGTGGCTTTGTGAGGTTGAACTGTTTGGAGTCCGGCTTTCAGGGTGACCAATCAAAATCCTGTAATCTGGCAAAGTTCTCTGCGAGAGAATGTAGGGCCTACATTTCTTGTTTAGGGATGAGCTTGGGGCTTGTGAGTGTAAAAAACGAAGGCTTTAACTCCTACTTCAAAACCAcagatttataaaaaaaaaataaaataaaataaataaataataataataataataaaggatTAATCCTTTTAACCCTTCCATTATGTTAAGAGTTTGACctcttttatgtttggggtcaatttgaccacatttagtgtttgacatctcttaaaaatcttttttttcatcttgatactgtatgatttatggttttttgttttctattttggtggtattaaatggtaaacatggaAAATcatgcggcggcacggatggtgcagtgggtagcactgccgcctcacagcaaggaggtcctgggttcgaatccccgtcggccggggcctctctgtgcggagtttgcatgttctccccgtgtctgcgtgggtttcctccgggtactccggtttcctcccacagtccaaagacatgcaggttaggccgattggagagtctaaattgcccataggcatgagtgtgtgagtgaatggtgcgtgtgccctgcgatggactggcgacctgtccagggtgtattcctgcctttcgcccaatgtatgctgggataggctccagcccccctgtgaccctgatcaggataagcgggttcagataatggataatggatggatggatggatggaaaaatcatacagtatcaagatgaaaaaaggtTGACagatttttaagagatgtcaaacactgaaagtggtcaaattgaccccaaacataataggaggctTAAAACAAAGACAACAAATGCTGGTGGTAGAAGCAGTATGAACAGCCTTATAAATAATGCCTTAAAACGTAGTTTTCTTCAGTACTGTGAAAGTGAAATGCCTGGCTACACATGGAATTGGCCATTTCTGTAGTGTATTACTTGTTCATACTGCAACGTGTGTGAACATAAAATTTATATCATAACTATACATTATACAAATGAATGGATGTCCACAAAAGGTCTATTAATGATTGTAtgattattttgaaatatagaCATGCATGGGAACTGCTGTATGTAGACCCATTTCAGACCAATCAATATCATGCAAAGAGAAGCCACACAGGGTCACATAGTATTTTTAGGGAATAGTACAATTTGCATTATAAATGACCCTTGCCCACTCGCAGTTTGCAGTTTAGTAAGGCGTAATGATCAAGGGGCTGCGCATTATGTAGTTTGAATGCCCGACGATGTGTACAAATTGCCAGAGGTAAGGCCAAGGGCAATTACACTCAGCAAAGGGCGTTCAAACTGCATAATGCGCAGCCCTGAGTCAATTACCCTGCTCATACAACCGCGTAGCAACAAGAATCACAATTAGAATCAAAACATGCAATTAAAAGTATGCAATTCTATCGCAATGGAGATGCTACTCTGATATTACAGCAAACGTACGGACCTGTACGCAACTAATATCTTTCTAGTCCACCATAACCAGGTTAGAACGCAGACCAGCTTTATGCTGGATTTTCGGTCACTCGAGTTACCAAGCTGATATTAAAATTCAGTCGGGTTTTAGTTGGTCTCAGCAGGCAGATAGCTAGCTGGCCCAGCATGGAATTATATTCAAGAGGCTAAACTATAAACTTttaaattctgaaataaaaaggAACAAAATTAGTTTTAAGGAATACATCTTCTACTTGTGAATGATGGGGTGATTCTGTAGGCCATTTTATCTGCAGGGTCAGCAAACCCAAATCAAGCTATTGGCTACAGAAGGCCAACTAGACTAGCTACTCTCTGCAGTCATTCATGGACAGCTAGCAGGCTCTGCTTGACATGGCAGTGGTGGGACCCATCCCTCCACACTGTACCAGGGATTGACATTCCTACAGAAGTGGTTACCAGAGGCACGGCTggttttttaaaagcaaatttCCCCATTGAAATCCACTCAAAAATACGAATTCACCCTGGTAAAATTATACTATTTTGGACAAACTTTAAATTCTAAAATTTCTTCATACTGATCCAATTACTCTCCAGAGactatttttcttcttcttctgggcTTCACAGAAGAcatgatttcccccccccccctccatttctaTTCATCTCTTCATGTTTAGGCAGGGCACACCTCTGGTGCTAAAAGAAAACCTCActgtcaaacatggcagcctccatgaacCGGCTTCATgcgccattgagcagctcccataggaatccatggaaccGATAAACGGAAGAGGCCTTTAGTTCTTCTGATCAAAATGATCACTGTCCACGTTCACTTTACCCCGTCATGCCGTTCATTCGCCTCATTTCTGAACCGTGATTAAGCTCTAGCCTGCGCTACTTCATAGCTGGCATTTATGGGAAAATAATGTAGGAATTCacctcccagccaatcagaattaaGTATCCAGCCAAGCCTTTGCATTATGATAAATATCATCgagaatacattaaaaaaaaaaaaaaaaaaaaaaaaaaaaaaaggctcctCTGATTTAATAAAGCTCACATTAGAGCAGCAGTTTTCTGTACTGCTTATTTTGAGGACTTTTCTTCTACTAGGGAGTCGTACACCTCATATGCcatttgggggcttagggcggatatttcccatttttctgcCTTTCTGTTACTGTGTAAAAGGTCTTTgcgacagtctgctgtgaaaagcgctatacagataaaattgaattgaacagtGAACTAGGCTTTGAGTttgtaggtttgattcccagttgCACTGCTGTTGAACCAATGAGCCCACACAGCCCACTAACCTCAGTTACTTCAGAAAACGAGCtgtgtaaatgtactgtatgcaaatACAATCTGTAAGAACATGTGCTATAtgcataaaatgtaatgcaatattcaCTCTTCATGTTCTGTACAGACCCAATATACAAACTTaactggaaaatgaaatgatattgAAAAcctgttattttgttttgtttttaagtttGAGCTAAACCAAGGTAAAAATGATAGTTAGTTTATTTTAACATCAAAAATGCAAGTTGTCTGCCTTTAACATCTACAATAAAATACCCCCTGGCCATATGACCTCAAATTAACAATGTATTACCTCACAGGCTCTCTTTATCATTGCACACAAATGCCCGGGGCCCTCTCAAGAGGCCCAATGGCTTACTGGAGGGCAGTACAGTTCACTTTCGCACATACTGGCTAACTGACTGTATGCTCATAGTAACGGGAAACCCAGTGCTTGCGCAAAAATATGACTCAAAGCCAATGATGACTCCTTTTTCCCCAACTCTATGGATAATCACAAACAAGTTTGTATTGATCAGCATGATCAACACAGCAGAGAATGGGCATACTTCTTTGCATTTTACTTGTCACACATCTCAGTGGTCCTCAAGGTTGACAAGTGATTTGTCTGACTGCTATTCAGAGGAAATTCTTACATCACTTGTGgggttcttgttttttttttttttctaaacatgaacagttttccaaaaagcattatATTTGATTTCCTTAGAGTAATATATGACTTGTATACATCATTCTTCCGATgtcgttttttgttgttgctaaaACCCCTGCCATTTACAGTCCAAGACACAGCATTTCAAAatcaatacatgaaaataatccATCtcagctgttatttttttaaatgaaggtagACAATGGGGATTGGCCTTTAAATCCCATTTATACAGCGGCTTAGATGAATACTCACTTCTGATTGGCTAGGAGGCAACACACCAGGTACAGAGAACACATGAACACGGGCATGTAGAAACATGGGAATTTTACGTAGCTGCACTTGAGCAAGAATAGTGGATTTGTTTTAACATAGGTATTCTAGCAACACACTTCTCAATTTTACTATTAGTTTGGAGTATTTGCTTGGAATACTTAGCATTCAATAAGTAATGTTTCCATTGCAGCAGAATCAgatattttgaaacaaatttGATTATAATTATGCTTTTTGCTGGTAAAGCCTCATTTAAGTGGGATAATGACCCCTGGGCAATTTGAACAAACTGCATAATGCACATTTCATCAGAGTTCATCATCCTTTAGATAGACAGCTTTCACATAGTGCAGaattccacaaaaaaataatataaaaaaagatttctggcattacacacattttcaaaGTATTAAGTCAAGTTTTATGAGACCCCTCAAGGATATGTAATGTTGCAGGAATTCAATCGTGAGTCCAACAAGAAGGCAAATGTGACATTGAGTCAGATCTGTGGTGCTACCAAGGATTTGCAAATGATTTTGTGCCTGCATAAGGTTTATAGAAACAACGGCCACAACTGATGGCGAATAGCAACTTTCAATCTGTCACAGCACATCCCAAAGTAATGATTTCTGCAATATATGCGTTATGCACAAATTGTGATTTTGGACTGATTTCTTGGCCCAAACGTTTGAAACTGGTTATACAATTGTATATTCAATTGTCCAATTCTTAAGACACTGAGGAGTGGTTCCATTGTTTCttcaataatacaaataatatgagcatgcatttcaatattttactTGCTAACAAATCTAGAAAGGTACAGattttggtgaaaaaaaaacaaacaagagcatACATTTGACAGTCTTCAAGGTtaatacatataaacacatttaaaatgcaaaatgagACAATTTGTTAAACCATTTGAAAAACATCCATAGTTTTTCACATTATTCTCCCAGCAGAACCCAGCTTATTACCACTAAATCAACACAATGCGATGTGCAATTTGAATATGCAAAATTCTTAAGTGAGAGAAGCAAGTGACAGAGAAGGAGGAATGCTTCCGTTTCTTCGGTTCAGCTCCCAGGCACATCAGTAGAAAGGACCGTcttgcaaaagaaaataatgaaaaaaaaaaaaaaaaaaaaaaaaacacaacaaaaaaataatcattagCCTCCGTGTTTTATTTCTCGTTAGCAGAGCTGGTTTCACACCCAGATACCCAATTAGCAATTAGCTGTCCTCGGAGAGCAGACCTTTCCTATGCCGTCTGATCCGGGGCTGATTGGTATGCGGCTTGTGCAGATAGTGATAACAGAAGGCAGAAGTACATGTATggttttaaatttaattttataatgATTTGCAAGGCAGAGGCCCTGAAGGCCAGCAGAGAAAATAACACGCCTGCTCTTCAAAAGGAGATCTGTGCGGTGCACATGGCAAAGTGTGCTGCGGCCCTGCTTTGTGAATGCAGGTAATTTGTTCCCTGACTAATCTGTGGAGATAGGAAGTAAGttctggaggaaaaaaaaaaccaaaaaaaaaaaaaaaccctccactCGTACAAAGAACAAGTGGTGTGTCATAAAATTGGGCGACCCGGGGAAATTAACACCAAGGTGTGATTGCAGAAACGGGTCTGAAGGCGTCGGGAGTGCCATGAAAGAGACTttggtggagggggcggggagggtggaggggtcgCCTTGCATGTGGGAACACTTTGTAGCCCGTCCACTTCATCGCCACGCCAACCACTCCAGTATTCTCTCATTTAAGACAGCCCGGAGAGACACTCTGAGCTCCACA
The sequence above is a segment of the Conger conger chromosome 4, fConCon1.1, whole genome shotgun sequence genome. Coding sequences within it:
- the kctd1 gene encoding uncharacterized protein kctd1 isoform X2; the protein is MARMPGSGDCFTDAEGTENEQMSNLERSDEEEDEIQEIQITGDEEGEYEDDVGLEWEAECVDPENCSAVETEAVLMRNKDQCRELDSVTDPFHIPELDSELESELHRSDRSRLSENTRLATRYAVRIFREYLSEKSQSPDFETMDKEALCKVLRAFYAEARSKSGQLYSKSSLISIRSSLNRYLNEPPYCRTLDLTKDPELRSANLTLAAVIRKLEEQGAGPVVQKQAITRADLRKLYTSSVFNSNTPFGLLNKVWFETCMYFCTRGRENQRELEEDSFGLAIDEDGRKFIYFKALGPYHKSRSASWSKKRTDTDDDNLPRMYETGTEFCPYASFVKYISKRNPLCKAFFQRPRDHCSESDMTWYENKAIGKNLLGTRMQMLSRAAKLSKTYTNHCIGAVSIATLNSIAGIGSKLAPLHVAPETANGTQHHFQLVVPYVHPIDNGIEIKAQKTTKRLRTIYPADVSGPASPKKLCVRPAEHGGESPSLVAARTDPQPAAPLESNGQTVSPSPAIVLPAQDNRTNMSRPMITRSPASPLSSQGIPTPAQLTKSNAPVHIDVGGHMYTSSLATLTKYPESRIGRLFDGTEPIVLDSLKQHYFIDRDGHMFRYILNFLRTSKLLVPDDFKDYSLLYEEARYFQLQPLLSELERWRQERELGRTSRPCECLVVRVAPDLGERITLSGDKALIEEVFPEIGDVMCNSVNAGWNHDSTHVIRFPLNGYCHLNSVQVLERLQQRGFEIVGSCGGGVDSSQFSEYVLRREVRRGQRGPSVIRIKQEPLD